In Deinococcus maricopensis DSM 21211, one genomic interval encodes:
- a CDS encoding polynucleotide kinase-phosphatase gives MNIPLPELSLVALIGASSSGKSRFAARHFRAPEVLSSDAFRALVANDENVLDANEDAFDSLYFVAGKRLARGLLTVVDATNVQPSARKRIVELARAHDVLPVAVVLDVEEDVLVARHEVRGDRPFGAGVVRGHAHDLRRSVRNLEKEGFRHVFHLRGAAAVEAAVVERVPLWVNRRELKGPFDIIGDVHGCLEELRALLTALGYVVEDDLRVTPPPGRTAVFVGDLVDRGPDAPGVLRLVMGMVRAGAALCVPGNHDVKLERALSGRRVQATHGLDLTLAQLEAQPPAFRAEVLDFLGGLVSHYVLDDGRLVVAHAGLPERYQGRTSGRVREFALYGDTEGVDAAGLPLRRDWAADYRGRALVVYGHTPVAVPRALNNTLNVDTGCVFGGALSALRYPEGETVGVPALRAYAVPARPFKAREVAGIEAAAPLVVTDFLGKQVVETGLLGRVTLREEETAGALEVLGRFAVDPRWLVYLPPTMSPSETSVEADVLEHPREAFAHYRRLGVARVVCEEKHMGSRAVLVLARDAAAAARRFGVADGRAGVVYTRTGRAFFDAALEAAVVERARAAVQRAGLWDVLGTDWVVLDAEVLPWSLKAEGLIREQYAAVGAVANATLPAAVEALQAACARGLQVQGLLERTAARAQDVGAYRDAYRRYVQRVTSVADVRVAPFHLLASEGGVHMGQPHAWHLEQLARLAEAAPDLFLATRHTVVDLGDDASEAAATQWWLDLTRGGGEGMVVKPAAFTARGPKGLLQPALKVRGREYLRIIYGAEYTQPEHLARLRERHLGAKRARALREFALGVEGLTRFVGREPLWRVHQCVLGVLAFETDPVDPRL, from the coding sequence ATGAACATTCCATTACCTGAGTTGAGTCTCGTCGCGCTGATCGGGGCGTCGTCGAGTGGGAAGTCGAGGTTCGCCGCGCGGCACTTCCGCGCGCCGGAAGTGCTGTCAAGCGACGCGTTCCGCGCGCTGGTCGCGAACGACGAGAACGTGCTGGACGCGAACGAGGACGCGTTCGACAGCCTGTACTTCGTGGCCGGGAAACGCCTGGCGCGGGGGCTGCTGACGGTCGTGGACGCCACGAACGTGCAGCCGAGCGCGCGCAAACGCATCGTGGAGCTGGCGCGCGCGCATGACGTGCTGCCCGTCGCGGTGGTGCTGGACGTGGAGGAGGACGTGCTGGTGGCGCGGCACGAGGTGCGCGGTGACCGTCCGTTCGGGGCGGGCGTGGTGCGCGGGCACGCGCATGACCTGCGTCGGAGCGTCCGGAACCTGGAGAAGGAAGGCTTCCGGCACGTGTTCCACCTGCGCGGCGCGGCGGCGGTGGAAGCTGCGGTGGTGGAGCGGGTGCCGCTGTGGGTGAACCGGCGTGAGCTGAAGGGCCCGTTCGACATCATCGGGGACGTGCACGGCTGCCTGGAGGAACTGCGGGCGTTGCTCACCGCGCTCGGGTACGTCGTGGAGGACGACCTGCGCGTCACACCGCCGCCCGGGCGCACGGCGGTGTTCGTGGGCGACCTGGTGGACCGTGGGCCGGACGCGCCGGGTGTGCTGCGGCTCGTGATGGGTATGGTGCGCGCCGGAGCGGCGCTGTGCGTGCCCGGCAACCACGACGTGAAGCTGGAGCGGGCGCTGTCGGGGCGGCGCGTGCAGGCGACGCACGGCCTGGACCTCACCCTCGCGCAGCTGGAGGCGCAGCCGCCCGCGTTCCGCGCGGAGGTGCTGGACTTCCTGGGTGGCCTCGTGAGTCATTACGTCCTGGACGACGGGCGGCTGGTGGTGGCGCACGCGGGCCTGCCGGAGCGGTACCAGGGGCGCACGTCGGGCCGCGTGCGGGAGTTCGCGCTGTACGGCGACACCGAGGGCGTGGACGCGGCGGGGCTGCCGCTGCGCCGGGACTGGGCGGCGGACTACCGTGGTCGGGCGCTCGTCGTGTACGGGCACACGCCCGTGGCGGTGCCGCGCGCGCTGAACAACACCCTGAATGTGGACACCGGGTGCGTGTTCGGGGGGGCCCTGTCGGCCCTGCGGTACCCGGAGGGGGAGACGGTGGGCGTGCCGGCGCTGCGGGCGTACGCGGTGCCCGCGCGGCCGTTCAAGGCGCGGGAGGTGGCGGGCATCGAAGCGGCGGCGCCGCTGGTCGTCACGGACTTCCTCGGGAAGCAGGTGGTGGAGACGGGCCTGCTGGGCCGCGTGACGCTGCGCGAGGAGGAGACGGCGGGCGCGCTGGAGGTGCTGGGGCGCTTTGCGGTGGACCCGCGCTGGCTGGTGTACCTGCCGCCCACCATGAGCCCGTCAGAGACGAGCGTGGAAGCGGACGTGCTGGAACACCCGCGTGAGGCGTTCGCGCACTACCGGCGGTTGGGGGTGGCGCGCGTAGTGTGCGAAGAAAAGCACATGGGGTCACGCGCGGTGCTGGTCCTCGCGCGGGACGCGGCGGCGGCCGCGCGGCGGTTTGGCGTGGCGGACGGCCGCGCGGGCGTGGTGTATACCCGCACCGGGCGGGCGTTTTTCGACGCGGCGCTGGAAGCGGCGGTCGTGGAGCGCGCGCGCGCCGCCGTGCAGCGGGCGGGCCTGTGGGACGTGCTGGGCACCGACTGGGTGGTGCTGGACGCGGAGGTGCTGCCGTGGAGCCTGAAGGCAGAAGGCCTGATCCGCGAGCAGTACGCGGCGGTGGGCGCAGTGGCAAACGCGACGCTGCCGGCGGCGGTGGAGGCGCTGCAGGCCGCGTGCGCGCGCGGCCTGCAGGTGCAGGGCCTGCTGGAGCGCACGGCGGCGCGCGCGCAGGACGTAGGAGCGTACCGGGACGCGTACCGGCGGTACGTGCAGCGGGTCACGTCGGTGGCGGACGTGCGCGTGGCGCCCTTCCACCTGCTCGCCAGCGAGGGGGGGGTGCATATGGGGCAGCCGCACGCGTGGCACCTGGAGCAGCTCGCGCGCCTCGCGGAGGCCGCGCCGGACCTGTTCCTCGCCACGCGGCACACGGTCGTGGATCTCGGTGACGACGCGAGCGAGGCGGCCGCGACGCAGTGGTGGCTGGACCTCACGCGTGGGGGAGGGGAGGGCATGGTCGTGAAACCGGCGGCGTTCACGGCGCGCGGCCCGAAGGGGCTGCTGCAGCCGGCGCTGAAGGTGCGCGGGCGGGAGTACCTGCGGATCATCTACGGCGCGGAGTACACGCAGCCGGAGCACCTGGCGCGCCTGCGCGAGCGGCACCTGGGCGCGAAGCGCGCGCGGGCCTTGCGGGAGTTCGCGCTGGGCGTGGAGGGCCTGACGCGCTTTGTGGGTCGCGAGCCGTTGTGGCGCGTGCATCAGTGCGTGCTGGGCGTGCTGGCCTTCGAGACGGACCCGGTGGACCCGCGCCTCTGA
- a CDS encoding DUF2231 domain-containing protein — MTHTTTADRIDEFFEAQTWPGALADALQPHVQVVERALPDAVHGRGLGHPLHPAIVHLPLGGWVVAGVLDAAGHDEAADRALLIGTVGAVPTIALGWLDWANTRGTARNIGVVHGLLNETAFTLNVVSLWARARGQRGLGRALSNTALALSGVSGFLGGHLVYHHGLGVGQTLDRPQG, encoded by the coding sequence ATGACGCACACCACGACCGCCGACCGCATTGACGAATTCTTCGAGGCCCAGACCTGGCCGGGCGCCCTCGCGGACGCCCTTCAGCCGCACGTGCAGGTGGTGGAGCGCGCCCTGCCGGACGCCGTGCACGGGCGCGGCCTGGGCCACCCGCTGCACCCCGCCATCGTGCACCTGCCGCTGGGCGGGTGGGTGGTGGCGGGCGTGCTGGACGCCGCCGGACATGACGAGGCTGCGGACCGGGCGCTCCTGATCGGCACGGTGGGCGCGGTGCCGACCATCGCGCTGGGGTGGCTGGACTGGGCGAACACGCGCGGCACCGCGCGGAACATCGGCGTGGTGCACGGCCTGCTCAACGAGACGGCGTTCACGCTGAACGTCGTCTCGTTGTGGGCGCGGGCGCGTGGGCAGCGCGGGCTGGGCCGCGCGCTGTCGAACACGGCGCTGGCGCTGTCCGGCGTGAGCGGCTTCCTGGGCGGGCACCTCGTGTACCATCACGGGCTGGGCGTCGGGCAGACGCTGGACCGACCGCAGGGCTGA
- a CDS encoding nucleotidyltransferase domain-containing protein, producing the protein MTPLNKGTHVKLNAAHGDHPAGAVGVIARLNGDGTARVDFPDGTHATFPEDALVQRKISRREALLPARDPRDFAPYIQYTCVVGSRAFGLDTESSDTDLRGFYLPPARDHWSLRGVPEQLEWGEEAYWEIGKFLTLGLKGNPNILECLYTPLVTHATPLARELLDLRGAFLSTNVYDTYNGYVLSQFAKLEADWRTVGAPRPKHAMHLIRLLLSGIAVLEGGEVMVHVGAHRDALLDIKAGRMPWEDVNAWRLRLHRQFDDARTRTRLPEHPDVDRVNAYLLRAREHARTL; encoded by the coding sequence ATGACCCCCCTGAACAAAGGCACCCACGTGAAACTCAACGCCGCGCACGGTGACCACCCCGCCGGCGCCGTCGGCGTGATCGCGCGCCTGAACGGCGACGGCACCGCCCGCGTCGACTTCCCGGACGGCACGCACGCCACCTTCCCCGAGGACGCCCTCGTGCAGCGCAAAATCAGCCGCCGCGAAGCGCTCCTCCCCGCCCGCGACCCGCGCGACTTCGCGCCGTATATCCAGTACACCTGCGTCGTCGGCAGCCGCGCCTTCGGCCTCGACACCGAAAGCAGCGACACCGACCTGCGCGGCTTCTACCTCCCGCCCGCCCGGGACCACTGGAGCCTGCGCGGCGTGCCCGAACAACTCGAATGGGGCGAGGAAGCGTACTGGGAGATCGGGAAGTTTCTCACCCTCGGCCTCAAAGGCAACCCGAACATCCTCGAATGCCTGTACACGCCGCTCGTCACGCACGCCACGCCACTTGCGCGCGAGCTTCTCGACCTGCGCGGCGCGTTCCTCAGCACGAACGTCTACGACACCTACAACGGCTACGTCCTCAGCCAGTTCGCGAAGCTCGAAGCCGACTGGCGCACCGTGGGCGCGCCCCGCCCGAAACACGCCATGCACCTCATCCGCCTGCTGCTGAGCGGCATCGCGGTGCTGGAGGGCGGCGAGGTGATGGTGCACGTCGGCGCGCACCGCGACGCCCTCCTCGACATCAAAGCCGGACGCATGCCCTGGGAGGACGTGAACGCCTGGCGCCTCCGATTGCACCGCCAGTTCGACGACGCCCGCACCCGCACGCGCCTCCCCGAACACCCCGACGTGGACCGCGTGAACGCCTACCTGCTCCGCGCCCGCGAGCACGCCCGCACCCTCTGA
- the glp gene encoding gephyrin-like molybdotransferase Glp yields the protein MPDFPMHVAVPDAVHALAALLPDPGLERVPLSAAFGRTLAADLDARVSHPSATESALDGIACREADTLGATATAAVALRVVGESRAGAPFTGTVGAGECVRIYTGAPVPTGADAICPVEQLTGDGDTVHLQRPASPRDIRHEGNDFCAGEVVMRAGVRLTPARVALAAALGHATVPVRRRLRVALLSTGDEVVAPGEPLHAGQVYDSNRFGLTGLLHDAGCDVRPLGRVPDAPDALAAQLDAVGGADLLLTSGGVSMGRYDFMRDLLIERGRVHFWKVRMRPGGPALLGEWRGLPVFGLPGNPVSALVVFHVIARPALTGQPARTVRLRAATPFRSLPDKTAYWRATVDGAHVHEYGAQGSGVLRSLSDTDALAVLPAGSSVGVGDEVDVLLL from the coding sequence ATGCCTGACTTCCCGATGCATGTGGCCGTACCGGACGCCGTGCACGCTCTGGCGGCCCTGCTGCCCGACCCTGGTCTGGAGCGCGTGCCGCTGAGCGCGGCGTTCGGGCGGACGCTCGCCGCGGACCTCGACGCGCGGGTCAGCCACCCGTCCGCCACCGAAAGTGCGCTGGACGGCATCGCGTGCCGCGAGGCGGACACACTCGGCGCCACCGCCACTGCGGCCGTGGCCTTGCGGGTGGTCGGGGAGTCCCGCGCGGGCGCCCCCTTCACCGGGACGGTGGGCGCAGGGGAGTGCGTGCGCATCTACACGGGCGCGCCCGTCCCGACCGGCGCGGACGCCATCTGCCCGGTGGAGCAGCTCACGGGCGACGGCGACACCGTGCACCTGCAACGCCCCGCGAGCCCGCGCGACATCCGCCACGAGGGGAACGATTTTTGCGCGGGCGAGGTGGTCATGCGGGCCGGGGTGCGGCTCACGCCCGCCCGCGTGGCCCTCGCCGCGGCGCTCGGGCACGCCACCGTGCCGGTGCGCCGCCGCCTGCGCGTGGCGCTGCTGTCCACCGGCGACGAGGTGGTCGCGCCCGGCGAGCCGCTGCACGCCGGGCAGGTGTACGACAGCAACCGCTTCGGCCTGACGGGCCTGCTGCACGACGCCGGGTGCGACGTGCGCCCACTGGGCCGAGTGCCGGACGCCCCGGACGCGCTCGCCGCGCAGCTGGACGCCGTGGGCGGCGCGGACCTGCTGCTCACCAGCGGCGGCGTCAGCATGGGCCGCTACGACTTCATGCGTGACCTGCTGATCGAGCGGGGCCGCGTGCACTTCTGGAAGGTCCGCATGCGCCCCGGCGGGCCGGCCCTGCTGGGCGAGTGGCGGGGCCTGCCGGTGTTCGGCCTGCCCGGCAACCCCGTGAGCGCCCTCGTGGTGTTCCACGTGATTGCGCGGCCCGCCCTCACCGGCCAGCCCGCACGGACCGTGCGGCTGCGCGCCGCCACGCCGTTCCGCAGCCTGCCGGACAAGACCGCGTACTGGCGCGCCACCGTGGACGGCGCGCACGTGCACGAGTACGGCGCGCAGGGCAGCGGCGTCCTGCGGTCCCTGAGCGACACGGACGCCCTCGCGGTGCTGCCGGCCGGGTCGAGCGTGGGCGTGGGCGACGAGGTGGACGTTCTGCTGCTGTGA
- a CDS encoding DinB family protein: MRKHLLVSDDLHPEPDIARALWTLQEARQRTLDALTGDLDPDADAGPGVNTVGTLLYHIAAIELDWLYAEVREEDYPEAAAVWFPQDVRTTAGQLTPVQGEALDRALERLAWVRTQLMDTFRTMTLHDYRRVRTLPPYDVTPEFVLAHLALHEAQHQGQILLLRRLNGQPAPRR; this comes from the coding sequence ATGCGCAAACACCTCCTCGTCTCCGACGACCTCCACCCCGAACCCGACATCGCGCGCGCCCTGTGGACCCTGCAGGAAGCCCGGCAGCGCACCCTAGACGCCCTGACGGGCGACCTCGACCCGGACGCCGACGCCGGACCCGGCGTGAACACCGTCGGGACGCTGCTCTACCACATCGCCGCCATCGAACTCGACTGGCTGTACGCCGAGGTACGCGAGGAGGACTACCCCGAAGCTGCCGCCGTCTGGTTCCCGCAGGACGTGCGCACCACCGCCGGACAGCTCACGCCCGTGCAGGGGGAAGCGCTGGACCGGGCACTGGAGCGGCTGGCGTGGGTGCGGACCCAGCTGATGGACACCTTCCGGACGATGACCCTGCACGACTACCGCCGCGTGCGGACGCTCCCGCCGTACGACGTGACGCCCGAGTTCGTGCTCGCGCACCTCGCGCTGCACGAAGCGCAGCACCAGGGCCAGATCCTGCTGCTGCGGCGCCTGAACGGGCAGCCCGCACCGCGCCGCTGA
- a CDS encoding NADPH-dependent FMN reductase, protein MTSVPTVLLLSGSLRAHSTNTAVLRTAQAVTPAGLHTVLSDDLGALPHFNPDDDHDPLPPAVAAFRARLRAADALLFCTPEYAGGLPGAFKNLLDWTVGGGETYGRPAAWINVSGVAAPTGGEDAHAALRKVLGYTGVRVVEAACRRLPLARQDVGADGLIASPEVRAHLQAALLTLAAHA, encoded by the coding sequence ATGACGAGCGTCCCCACCGTCCTGCTGCTGTCCGGGAGCCTGCGCGCCCACTCCACGAACACGGCCGTGCTGCGCACCGCGCAGGCGGTCACCCCCGCTGGCCTGCACACCGTCCTGTCAGACGATCTGGGCGCGCTGCCGCACTTCAACCCGGACGACGATCACGACCCGCTCCCGCCCGCCGTCGCAGCCTTCCGCGCGCGCCTGCGCGCCGCGGACGCGCTGCTGTTCTGCACGCCGGAGTACGCGGGCGGCCTGCCGGGCGCCTTCAAGAACCTGCTGGACTGGACCGTGGGCGGCGGCGAGACGTACGGCCGGCCCGCCGCGTGGATCAACGTGTCGGGCGTGGCGGCCCCCACGGGCGGTGAGGACGCGCACGCGGCGCTGCGCAAGGTCCTGGGGTACACGGGCGTGCGGGTCGTGGAGGCCGCGTGCCGGCGCCTCCCGCTCGCGCGGCAGGATGTCGGCGCGGACGGCCTGATCGCCTCGCCCGAGGTGCGCGCGCACCTGCAGGCCGCGCTGCTGACCCTCGCCGCGCACGCCTGA
- a CDS encoding nucleotidyltransferase domain-containing protein, with product MTYPPELHTAVATHPYPLVFATVSGAHLYGFPSADSDWDLRGAHLLPARDLLGLHEPAETLEVNRDERIELDLVTHDLGKFARLLLKRNGYVLEQLLSPLVVHTTPAHAALMDLAPRTVTRWHAHHYLGFSTNQWSLLEKEERARVKPLLYAFRTVLTGIHLMRTGTIEANLIALNDTFKLPYLNDLIALKVGGAEKEPLPDPLDRYRAEHARLMADLERARDNAPLPDAVDERVVNALSDLLVRERLATP from the coding sequence ATGACGTACCCGCCCGAACTGCACACCGCGGTCGCCACCCACCCGTACCCGCTCGTGTTCGCCACGGTCAGCGGCGCGCACCTGTACGGCTTCCCCAGCGCCGACAGCGACTGGGACCTGCGCGGCGCGCACCTCCTGCCCGCCCGCGACCTGCTCGGCCTGCACGAGCCCGCCGAAACCCTCGAAGTGAACCGGGACGAGCGCATCGAACTGGACCTCGTGACGCACGACCTCGGCAAGTTCGCGCGGCTCCTCCTGAAACGCAACGGGTACGTGCTGGAGCAGCTGCTCTCGCCGCTGGTCGTGCACACCACGCCCGCGCACGCGGCGCTGATGGACCTCGCGCCGCGCACCGTTACCCGTTGGCACGCGCACCATTATCTCGGGTTCAGCACCAACCAGTGGAGCCTCCTCGAGAAAGAGGAACGCGCGCGCGTCAAGCCGCTCCTGTACGCCTTCCGCACGGTCCTCACCGGCATTCACCTGATGCGCACCGGGACCATAGAGGCGAACCTGATCGCCCTGAACGATACGTTCAAGCTGCCGTACCTCAACGACCTGATCGCCCTGAAGGTCGGCGGTGCCGAAAAGGAACCCCTGCCGGACCCCCTCGACCGGTACCGCGCCGAGCACGCCCGCCTGATGGCAGACTTGGAACGCGCGCGGGACAACGCACCCCTCCCGGACGCTGTGGACGAGCGCGTCGTGAATGCCCTGAGTGACCTGCTGGTCCGCGAACGGCTGGCCACCCCATGA
- a CDS encoding NAD(P)/FAD-dependent oxidoreductase, which produces MTTPDVLMIGAGLGGLACARDLARAGLQVRVLDKSRGVSGRAATRRTEHAALDHGAPYFTARSERLARLADGWTREGWLRAWTHGFPTWQDGHVTPADDGHARYAPTRGMSALGRHMAADLNVTTETHVTTITRTASGWRALTPGGDVCEARTLLLNLPAPQLATLLESVPLGDAGGPLDAVQFEPVWALLVPLREDVRADWPALRTDHPAVTWVAREHTKRAPGAPPALVAHASPDWTRAHLNAPREEVAYALLQVVQGITGPLAVQDVSAHLWRYARPTRRFPHPHGWDAGLRLGWCGDWCTPDPHGPRVEAALLSGWSLAGAVQDTPAPNL; this is translated from the coding sequence ATGACCACCCCCGACGTCCTGATGATCGGCGCGGGCCTCGGCGGGCTCGCGTGCGCCCGCGACCTCGCCCGCGCGGGCCTGCAGGTCCGCGTGCTCGACAAGAGCCGCGGCGTGTCCGGCCGCGCCGCCACGCGCCGCACCGAGCACGCCGCCCTTGACCACGGCGCGCCGTACTTCACGGCCCGCAGCGAACGCCTCGCGCGCCTCGCGGACGGCTGGACGCGCGAAGGGTGGCTGCGCGCCTGGACGCACGGCTTCCCCACCTGGCAGGACGGCCACGTCACGCCGGCCGACGACGGCCACGCACGCTACGCGCCCACGCGCGGCATGAGCGCGCTCGGGCGGCACATGGCCGCGGACCTGAACGTCACCACGGAAACGCACGTGACGACCATCACGCGCACCGCGAGCGGCTGGCGGGCCCTCACGCCCGGTGGGGACGTGTGCGAGGCGCGCACGCTGCTGCTCAACCTGCCCGCCCCGCAACTGGCGACCCTGCTGGAAAGCGTCCCACTCGGCGACGCGGGCGGGCCACTCGACGCCGTGCAGTTCGAGCCGGTGTGGGCGCTGCTCGTCCCGCTGCGCGAGGATGTCCGCGCGGACTGGCCCGCGCTGCGCACCGACCACCCCGCCGTGACGTGGGTGGCGCGCGAGCACACCAAGCGGGCCCCGGGCGCTCCGCCGGCCCTGGTGGCGCACGCCTCGCCGGACTGGACGCGCGCACACCTGAATGCCCCCCGCGAGGAGGTCGCCTACGCGCTGCTGCAGGTGGTGCAGGGCATCACGGGACCGCTGGCGGTGCAGGACGTCAGCGCGCACCTGTGGCGGTACGCACGGCCTACCCGGCGCTTTCCGCACCCGCACGGCTGGGACGCGGGCCTACGCCTCGGCTGGTGCGGCGACTGGTGCACGCCCGACCCGCACGGCCCGCGCGTCGAGGCGGCCCTTCTCAGCGGCTGGAGCCTCGCGGGGGCCGTGCAGGACACCCCCGCGCCAAACCTCTAA
- a CDS encoding cytochrome P450: protein MRSWRDLPAPAALPGSGHLLRWSRAPLALLEEGARLGPMFRLQFGVPAVVGSCFTWNKRLLTDLDTFRSAGSFSRMVPYLSGGIILTDAPAHKPRRADLNRPFGPQAMTALRARVQAALHGEPPRGPFDALAWADRVTLRMLNAAYFSGDFDEGLLHAFLAPLRHPFPTPALPRPALFARVRRELNRLAERRLLHGGDDLLAHLARLPGGVQEARISLAAGHDTTTHTLAWTIWHLAQHPQWFTPEGLRPAVRETLRLYPPGWMGSRRLHRDVTFEGVHLPRGTLALYSPYLSARDPGLWSAPTQFRPERFEQAPPPWAYLPFGGGERVCLGMHLAHLLLDEALRTLLGAPLTACQGDPTPRPGVTLGPAGPLVVQRG, encoded by the coding sequence ATGCGCTCCTGGCGTGACCTGCCCGCGCCCGCGGCGCTGCCGGGGTCCGGGCACCTGCTGCGCTGGTCGCGTGCCCCCCTGGCCCTGCTGGAGGAGGGCGCGCGCCTTGGGCCGATGTTCCGGCTGCAGTTCGGGGTGCCGGCAGTCGTCGGGTCGTGTTTCACGTGGAACAAACGGCTGCTGACGGATCTCGACACCTTCCGCAGCGCGGGCAGCTTTTCGAGGATGGTGCCGTACCTGTCGGGTGGCATCATCCTCACGGACGCCCCCGCGCACAAGCCCCGCCGCGCGGACCTGAACCGCCCCTTCGGCCCGCAGGCCATGACCGCCCTGCGGGCGCGCGTACAGGCGGCCCTGCACGGCGAGCCCCCCCGGGGCCCCTTCGACGCGCTCGCCTGGGCAGACCGCGTAACCCTGCGGATGTTGAATGCCGCCTATTTCAGCGGCGACTTCGACGAGGGCCTGCTGCACGCCTTCCTCGCGCCCCTGCGCCACCCCTTCCCCACCCCCGCGCTGCCCCGCCCGGCCCTGTTCGCCCGCGTGCGCCGCGAACTGAACCGCCTCGCGGAGCGGCGCCTGCTGCACGGCGGCGACGACCTCCTCGCGCACCTTGCCCGGCTGCCCGGCGGCGTGCAGGAAGCGCGCATCAGCCTCGCGGCCGGGCACGACACCACCACGCACACCCTCGCGTGGACCATCTGGCACCTCGCGCAGCACCCGCAGTGGTTCACCCCCGAAGGCCTGCGCCCCGCCGTACGGGAAACGCTGCGGCTCTACCCGCCCGGCTGGATGGGCAGCCGCCGCCTGCACCGCGACGTCACCTTCGAGGGCGTGCACCTGCCGCGCGGCACGCTGGCGCTGTACAGCCCGTACCTGAGCGCCCGCGACCCGGGCCTCTGGAGTGCCCCCACGCAGTTCCGCCCGGAACGCTTCGAGCAGGCCCCGCCGCCCTGGGCGTACCTGCCGTTCGGCGGGGGCGAGCGCGTGTGCCTCGGCATGCACCTCGCGCACCTCCTGCTCGACGAGGCCCTGCGCACGCTGCTCGGCGCGCCCCTGACCGCCTGCCAGGGCGACCCGACCCCGCGCCCCGGCGTGACGCTTGGCCCGGCCGGCCCCCTCGTCGTCCAGCGCGGCTGA
- a CDS encoding 3'-5' exonuclease, whose translation MNNLLNVIDVEATCWDGPTPPGQTNEIIEVGICVVDLRTLERVDRRRVMVRPGRSEISAFCTDLTGITARDVADGVTFTEACAILRRELHADSRPWASWGDYDRKQFERQCVATGTPYPFSARHTNAKAQYALAHTLRRMGMAEALQHAGLPLEGRHHRGEDDAWNIAALILGLLRGGRWPST comes from the coding sequence ATGAATAACCTGCTGAACGTTATTGACGTGGAGGCCACCTGCTGGGACGGCCCCACCCCGCCCGGCCAGACAAACGAGATCATCGAGGTCGGCATCTGCGTCGTGGACCTGCGCACGCTGGAACGCGTGGACCGTCGACGCGTCATGGTGCGGCCCGGACGCTCCGAGATCAGCGCGTTCTGCACGGACCTCACTGGCATCACAGCCCGGGATGTCGCGGATGGCGTGACGTTCACCGAAGCGTGCGCGATCCTGCGCCGCGAGCTGCACGCGGACAGCCGCCCCTGGGCCAGCTGGGGGGACTACGACCGCAAGCAGTTTGAGCGGCAGTGCGTTGCCACCGGCACGCCGTACCCGTTCAGCGCGCGCCACACGAACGCCAAAGCGCAGTACGCGCTCGCCCACACCCTGCGCAGGATGGGCATGGCCGAAGCCCTGCAGCACGCCGGCCTTCCCCTGGAGGGCCGACACCACCGTGGGGAGGACGACGCCTGGAACATCGCCGCGCTGATCCTCGGGCTTCTGCGCGGTGGGCGCTGGCCGTCCACTTGA